One window from the genome of Trabulsiella odontotermitis encodes:
- the pilO2 gene encoding type 4b pilus protein PilO2: MSSKKKSSLRSGIRVTHHRRDWMAGLHWEQQRSALLTRFRGKASPDTHVVVAGRRNASMMGVVSPGRVRRSPYSLAVAFLLSEGGNTWGIYRLSHNEDLWVFFAASGGQLSVMGDVTGSRAKIESAAENFLRFNDADTPGLRCAATADDNCDATSLTDRLNRSQLKRCRLGKRLTTMSLIMPAALITLVAAAGIYWYDDVQQKAEQAAAMAEFRARMAMSADKPAAPARAPHPWASQPPVSLLLGNCWLTREPLFASVAGWRFTDGECVPEGLRLRYLATPGATVEDFSHRARVLLGHSAVFNLQEGGKNGDVFIPFRKYSVSEYTDEALPGADAQLIRFISHLQRRNLEVKFSEVKPPAVAPGQEKTMPVQDWREFTFTVSSRLQPERLLQDFDATGLRLNSVSITMSPQGQFDYTMKGSIYAQN, from the coding sequence ATGTCATCAAAGAAAAAATCTTCACTCCGTAGCGGCATTCGAGTCACCCACCACCGTCGCGACTGGATGGCAGGACTTCATTGGGAGCAGCAGCGGAGCGCACTGTTAACGCGATTCCGGGGAAAAGCCTCACCTGACACGCATGTAGTAGTTGCCGGCAGGCGTAACGCATCAATGATGGGGGTCGTTTCCCCCGGGCGTGTGCGACGGAGCCCTTACTCTCTTGCAGTAGCATTCCTGCTGTCTGAAGGGGGAAATACATGGGGGATATACCGTCTCAGCCACAACGAAGATCTCTGGGTTTTCTTTGCAGCCAGCGGTGGGCAACTTTCTGTCATGGGTGATGTGACCGGTTCACGCGCGAAGATAGAATCAGCAGCAGAAAACTTCCTGCGTTTTAACGATGCTGATACACCGGGTCTGCGCTGTGCTGCAACCGCAGATGATAATTGTGATGCAACCTCGCTCACTGACAGGCTGAACCGTTCGCAACTGAAGCGTTGCCGCCTGGGTAAGCGCCTGACGACGATGTCTCTCATTATGCCTGCTGCGCTTATTACACTCGTGGCAGCAGCAGGAATTTACTGGTACGACGACGTTCAGCAAAAAGCGGAACAGGCTGCTGCAATGGCAGAGTTTCGCGCCCGAATGGCGATGTCTGCTGATAAGCCAGCTGCGCCAGCCCGAGCGCCGCATCCGTGGGCCTCTCAGCCACCAGTTTCGCTTTTACTTGGTAATTGCTGGCTGACACGCGAACCACTTTTCGCCTCGGTGGCTGGCTGGCGCTTTACGGACGGTGAATGTGTCCCTGAAGGCCTGCGCTTGCGTTACCTCGCCACACCTGGTGCGACGGTGGAGGATTTCTCCCACCGCGCAAGGGTGCTTCTTGGGCATTCTGCTGTTTTCAACCTTCAGGAAGGAGGTAAAAACGGCGACGTATTCATTCCCTTCCGGAAATACAGCGTAAGTGAGTATACCGACGAGGCCTTGCCTGGCGCGGATGCCCAACTGATACGTTTCATTTCGCACCTGCAGCGCCGCAACCTGGAAGTCAAGTTCAGTGAAGTGAAACCGCCAGCGGTCGCGCCAGGACAAGAGAAAACCATGCCCGTACAGGACTGGCGCGAATTCACTTTTACTGTCAGCTCGCGTTTGCAGCCTGAACGTCTGCTGCAGGATTTTGATGCGACCGGGCTCCGCCTGAACAGCGTGTCAATCACCATGAGCCCGCAGG